In Corylus avellana chromosome ca8, CavTom2PMs-1.0, the genomic stretch gctcaaattcaatgatggatGGCATTCCCAAGAGGAAGCTGGTGAATTAGCTCATCCAAGCACTTGTAAGAAGACCCACCAACCTGGACTGCTCTCTTTTGCCAATTTCCCCAACTCAATTGCTTTCTCTCTTGCCTTCTTCCCTCTCCTTCCTCCCATCAACTCTTTCACCGCTTCACAAATCACTTCCCGCCTCACAACCTTCCAGTTCCGGCCCACCGCCGGAACCCCGAGCGCCGGCTTGACCTCCTTCACCAAGAACTTGGCATTCAGGTGCTGCTCATTTTGCATGGGCCACGCCAATATTGGAACCCCCATCGACAGGCTCTCCAACACCGAATTCCATCCATAATGGCTCAAAAACCCGCCAATAGCTCGGTGGCCCAGCTCCACCCATTCTTTAGTAATCAGTCCTCTCCCTATGATCGGTGGGTCCCAAGTCTTTGATCGTACGACCCAGATGTAATTTTCTCCGGATTGTTCCAGGCTATAAGCCAATTCATCAAGCTGGGTGTCTGACAAATCCGCCTGGGACCCGAATGCCACATATATCACTGATTTTTCTTCTTGCTCATGCAGCTTTAAAAAACTGTCAATTTCCTCATAATAATTTCCCCCTCCCTCCATTTGATCATCATACAAAAATAATGGACCGATGCACCATGCCCTTGTACTCTCATTCCCGTACAAACACTCCAATGGAGCAACATGGTCTTTTTCTAGCTCGATAAAGCTATTAACAATCACACCCCAGCTTCCCAAATCAGATTTCTCAGCCTCCACAAAGAACTCTGACAAGCAACTATCCATCTGCCTAAGGGAATCAGGCAAATCCGCCGTTGTGAGCGGAAATCGAAGCTGCATTAGTCCTGTTATGTGGACATGTTCCGTGTCGGACGACGACTTCGTCAAACACTTGTTGGGGTTTTGGTGGATGGATAATGATTTCTTCACCGCCATTGCAAACACCCCCATCCCATGAAAAACCAGCCGGGGCA encodes the following:
- the LOC132190831 gene encoding UDP-glycosyltransferase 90A1-like, producing MSKLPDPPCCVISDTFLGWTNGSCRALGMPRLVFHGMGVFAMAVKKSLSIHQNPNKCLTKSSSDTEHVHITGLMQLRFPLTTADLPDSLRQMDSCLSEFFVEAEKSDLGSWGVIVNSFIELEKDHVAPLECLYGNESTRAWCIGPLFLYDDQMEGGGNYYEEIDSFLKLHEQEEKSVIYVAFGSQADLSDTQLDELAYSLEQSGENYIWVVRSKTWDPPIIGRGLITKEWVELGHRAIGGFLSHYGWNSVLESLSMGVPILAWPMQNEQHLNAKFLVKEVKPALGVPAVGRNWKVVRREVICEAVKELMGGRRGKKAREKAIELGKLAKESSPGWWVFLQVLG